A genomic window from Vicinamibacterales bacterium includes:
- a CDS encoding 2-dehydropantoate 2-reductase N-terminal domain-containing protein, translating to MKIVFFGAGGVGGYFGGRLAQAGVDVGFVARGAHLEALRRQGLRLVSPKGDAHVVPVRASDDPAELGPADVVFLTVKMCTWTRPRRTSARSSVRRRWW from the coding sequence ATGAAGATCGTGTTCTTCGGCGCCGGCGGGGTTGGCGGGTATTTCGGCGGGCGGCTGGCGCAGGCGGGTGTCGACGTGGGGTTCGTGGCGCGCGGCGCGCATCTGGAGGCGCTGCGGCGGCAGGGCCTGCGCCTCGTGAGCCCGAAGGGCGATGCCCACGTCGTGCCGGTGCGGGCGAGTGACGACCCGGCCGAGCTCGGGCCGGCCGACGTCGTGTTCCTCACCGTGAAGATGTGCACGTGGACACGGCCGCGTCGCACCTCCGCCCGCTCGTCGGTCCGTCGACGATGGTGGTGA
- a CDS encoding cupin domain-containing protein encodes MQVRRWNAAADGPVTEAALRAKLEALGYTIARYVYPPGTRFPDHAHDVDKIDAVVTGRFRLVIGGHTCQLGPGDWVEVPRGRRHNATVIGEEAVVSLDAIRIEGPGARVDALLP; translated from the coding sequence GTGCAGGTCCGCCGCTGGAACGCGGCCGCCGACGGCCCCGTCACCGAGGCCGCCCTCCGCGCCAAGCTCGAAGCGCTCGGCTACACCATCGCCCGCTACGTCTATCCGCCCGGCACCCGCTTTCCGGACCATGCGCACGACGTCGACAAGATCGACGCCGTCGTCACCGGCCGCTTCCGTCTCGTCATCGGCGGCCACACCTGCCAGCTCGGTCCGGGCGACTGGGTGGAAGTCCCCCGCGGCCGGCGCCACAACGCCACCGTCATCGGCGAGGAGGCGGTGGTGAGTTTGGACGCGATCAGGATCGAGGGGCCCGGGGCTCGGGTGGACGCACTCCTGCCATGA
- a CDS encoding ferritin: protein MDAKLLKGMNEHLTLEFKASHEYLAMSVWLSANDLPGFATWMRQQSGDELLHAQKFIDHMVERDQPVALPAVAQPPASWESAEALCRHVLANEQAVTASINELYAMAEAAKDRPAIVLLQWFVNEQMEEEAAARAILGRIRLGGTTGVGLLMIDQELAKGTLPGMPAGPDAGGGA, encoded by the coding sequence ATGGACGCCAAGCTCCTCAAGGGGATGAACGAGCACCTGACGCTCGAATTCAAGGCCTCGCACGAGTACCTCGCCATGTCCGTCTGGCTGTCGGCGAACGACCTCCCGGGCTTCGCCACCTGGATGCGGCAGCAGTCGGGCGACGAGCTCCTGCACGCGCAGAAGTTCATCGATCACATGGTGGAGCGCGACCAGCCCGTGGCCCTGCCCGCGGTCGCCCAGCCGCCGGCGTCGTGGGAGTCGGCCGAGGCGCTGTGCCGGCACGTGCTCGCCAACGAGCAGGCGGTCACGGCCTCGATCAACGAGCTGTACGCGATGGCGGAGGCCGCCAAGGACCGTCCCGCGATCGTCCTGCTCCAGTGGTTCGTGAACGAGCAGATGGAGGAAGAGGCCGCGGCCCGCGCCATCCTCGGCCGCATCCGCCTGGGCGGCACGACCGGCGTCGGCCTGCTGATGATCGACCAGGAGCTGGCGAAGGGCACGCTGCCCGGGATGCCGGCGGGCCCGGACGCGGGCGGCGGAGCGTAG
- a CDS encoding lytic murein transglycosylase, translating into MTNSGRMFWRRAAACVVVASASLGLVVAAGPAQPSATAPGDDARFAAFLAELKDEAVRRGISATVAAQALDGLEPLPVVVERDRGQAEAVLSIDAYVRRRLTPATVRRAQRMATEHRAVLEKVGKAYGVQPRFLVAVWGLESNFGAFTGVRPTVQALATLAFDGRRGDLFKNELFDALRIVDRGHIDLAP; encoded by the coding sequence ATGACGAACTCGGGACGGATGTTCTGGCGGCGCGCGGCGGCGTGCGTGGTGGTGGCTTCGGCATCGCTGGGACTGGTCGTGGCGGCCGGTCCGGCCCAACCATCGGCCACGGCGCCCGGGGACGACGCGCGGTTCGCGGCGTTCCTCGCGGAGCTCAAGGACGAGGCCGTCCGCCGCGGCATCTCTGCCACCGTCGCGGCCCAGGCCCTCGACGGGCTGGAGCCGCTGCCGGTCGTCGTGGAGCGCGACCGCGGACAGGCGGAGGCCGTGCTCAGCATCGACGCCTACGTCCGCCGGCGCCTCACGCCCGCCACGGTGCGCCGTGCCCAGCGGATGGCCACCGAGCACCGGGCCGTGCTCGAGAAGGTGGGCAAGGCCTACGGCGTGCAGCCGCGGTTCCTGGTGGCGGTCTGGGGCCTCGAGTCGAACTTCGGCGCCTTCACGGGCGTCCGTCCGACGGTGCAGGCGCTGGCCACCCTGGCGTTCGACGGTCGGCGTGGCGACCTGTTCAAGAACGAGCTCTTCGACGCGCTGCGCATCGTGGATCGCGGACACATCGATCTGGCGCCATGA
- a CDS encoding cupin domain-containing protein — protein sequence MSPMPFYDLDALPTRQLFPGFVARLVHTPVVTQSFVQCDAGASFPEHQHPHEQTVVVLDGELELQVDGQAHRLRPGSAYVIPGNVPHSGTALVDTRVLDIFSPVREDLKA from the coding sequence ATGTCCCCCATGCCCTTCTACGACCTCGATGCCCTGCCCACGCGCCAGCTCTTCCCCGGGTTCGTCGCGCGCCTGGTCCACACGCCCGTCGTCACGCAGTCGTTCGTGCAGTGCGACGCCGGCGCGTCGTTCCCCGAGCACCAGCATCCGCACGAGCAGACGGTGGTCGTGCTCGACGGCGAACTGGAGCTGCAGGTGGACGGCCAGGCGCATCGCCTGCGGCCCGGGTCCGCCTACGTGATCCCCGGGAACGTCCCGCATTCCGGTACGGCCCTCGTCGACACGCGTGTGCTCGACATCTTCTCGCCGGTGCGCGAGGACCTGAAGGCCTAG